DNA sequence from the Cucumis melo cultivar AY chromosome 6, USDA_Cmelo_AY_1.0, whole genome shotgun sequence genome:
GCATGTTGCTATACTAGTGACTTAAGGTTTTGTATTTAAGCCGGGTATTTTTCTTGGATGATAATGTTATTTAAATTAAGAGGTGAGCCAGTcttcaaatcaaatttaattggCATGCCATAGTGAGCAACATACTAGGCAAACTGTAATATAATGAGTACTCAACCTTTCAATTACAATGGCTTTAGGCTTATATAAGTTTTTTCATATGATTTATTTTCCATCAGGAAATTCAACTTGTAATGTGGCGCCTATACTGGATGATGGTACAGGAGCATGTTCTGGTGTAGATGCAGCTAGTTTCATACATCCTTCGACAAAGCGGTCCAAATTGTACACCATTCTTCTCTTTTTCCCTTTAAAAATGGGATTTCATTGTTTTATGATCTGCTATCAATTATTATGTGTATAGAACTTTCCTATAGCTtgggaattttttttcttcaatccTTTCAGTTTtctagtttttgttgatttttactTGATTGGTGTGGCGACTTGTTCTTCCCACATTTTGTGGAACTAGGAGCTTGTatcctttaattttttcttctcattGTTAAAtgtatatctatatctatatatttttGGGTAGTGGGACATTCTGTACTTGGTTTTTCTAAGGAGGGGTTTACGAAGATTTTtcacattcttttctttttgtacttTCTGTTTCAAGTTGTTGCGTTTGCTTGTTAGCAATTTTATTCTAACGTTAGGTTATTCTGATCTGTTATGGTAAACCTTATTTTCCGTTAGGTATATTGTCTATTAAGGGTGTTCATGTTTTCCAATACATTCTTGTACAttgattttttgttattatatCTTAAAAACATAGTATTTTTGTGTCTATACACTTCATTGTTAAAACAAATTTACTATAAGGGTAAGTAAGAAATGCAACTGAAGCTAGAGGGCTAGTAAGATCACCAAAAAGTTCCCCAATTAGGCATGATATAGAGGGGAGAACGATAAAATGTCAAAGTGTCGGGAGGTCTGCAGAGACTGTTAAAATGCCTTCAGTTCTGAATTTTTCCTACCCGAACCCTTGCTTTTTTGAGGAAGTTTCATGGATTGTTTCTCTGAGGTTTGAGCATCTAGATTAATGACCGATATTATAATTTGCAGCCATTTGTTGAGAAATGGTCATCAAGTATATGATTCAGTTCCTTTTATGTTCTTGTAGGATAACTGGTGAAGGGCTGTTATTGGCATCTGATTTAGAACCATCGTCAGCTAAAACAAAAATTAGAAGTGAGAAAATATGCCCCTGAGGCCAGTTTACCCTCCTTGTCTGCCCTTTTCTTTCGTATAATGTGTGTAAATGTTAAAACATGGGTAGAATAGAAATATGAAAGTAAAGGATAGTTCTAGCTATAGAGAGCAGTATACATTTGCATCTCAAACAGCTTATTAGTTGCCTTTTAGGCAACTATCCGTTTTAACTTGAAGTAGTAGCTACATATATGCTAACGTGTGTCTCTCATAACTGGTAGTTGAATCAAATTTAGTTTGAGTTTTAATAGCTTCTGTAAATTTTCTGATTTCATAAAGGTCCATAGATTTCAGAAACTCATCTTTCATTGTGAACAGAAATTTCTTAGTCTTCTGATGGCATCCTTTAAGAGACGTTTTAAATTACTGTCTATGCCTTAGTGTTTTCTCTTTAGGTCCTTGCATGTACTCTTTAGTTTTGCTTGATGACAATTTTTTGTTATTGTGCAGCAGATGTTCCGTTTCCCCTTGCAAGTAAAATATATTACTCTCAAAGAAATAATCGTTTGCGCTCGGCTCTTGGCTATCTCTACTGGGAGGCCGTTGCTTCTAGCAAGGAAATTTGTAATATGATGGATCAGCAAATGACTAAGGAAAATATAAAACTATTTCACAGTACTTCCGAGGAGGAGGAGTCTCAAGAACAAACAAGTGACGTCATTGGAAATAAGGTATATACCTCTATTATTTTTAATGTTCCCTTTCTCTATAATTTTTAATGTttcctttttatcttttatgtGATGGTTTCTTAATCTTCTTAGTCATGCATTTATGTATGTATAGACATGAACTTCCTTGCGTAGTCAACAGtcagtttttttcttcttcttttttccccttctttctctctcccctTTTCCATGGTGGTTATGTCTGTGTAGTCTAACATATTGATTTGAAGGCATTCTTTCTGTTTGATTTGGTAGCATAGACACAGATAAAGGGCATTATATAGACATATACACATTTTTGCACATGAATGAACTCAAAGGTattgaattatatattttaaagaagcTAAGATAGATTTGTGTTCTTATCCATTGTAAAGCAATTTATATTGCTTGATGGGCAGAACATTTTCCAACAACACAGTGCCATCGTTCCACATAATATGCACTGTCAGCAAAAAGTGAAAAGAAAGTTGCATCTCAACGTCATCTTCACATATTCTCCCTCtacttttctaaattttatagAGTGAAATCTATTTATTTATATGTTAGTTTTCAAGATCTTGATGAACatttttttgaagtattttttttcatttcttcacaTACGTTCTAGCATGTGTCTCAAAGATTGAATAAGTAACAATAATAAAATGAGAAACTTAAAACTGTATATCAGACATGTTGGACAATATCATTCTGCTAGAAATATAGTTTCTGCCTCTTAGCTGCTGGATGGATTTAGTTTTTGCGTGTGTCTCACATTATTTATCTTCAGTCTGAAGGAAATCATATGGCTTGTGGTTATAGAAAGTCAGCCTGTTAGAACTCTTACCCCACAAATTTCACTTGATAGTGACTTGTGTATTATATTGATATTTAATCTCTAATGCTTGTTAAATGGCATTGTTGCCAgtattaatattttaatctaGTATAGTCTTCTGTCGCACATATTGATTAGTTTTACCTGAGCATCAGCTGGATTACTGATGTAAAACAATCGCTCTTCCTTGTAAAACAGATGGATAATCAGTCATTAACCTCTGCATGGAAATCTGACCATAATCTGGCCGTATTCTCATCTGGGAAATGTCTGCCTGCTGGTGGTGCCTCAAATAAGTTTGTTATTGGCAGCAGTGTTGCATGGCCACAGATTGCTCCAGTTGAACTGACGCAAAAGAAGACTATCTACCTGGAAGGCTAGACCTAACTCTTTCGAAGGTAATTCAGGTACTGCTTGgtgttttcaattttattttccGTTTATGATAATGTTGTGATGTTGTTAGTAACTTTATAAGACCAAAAAGCATAAAGCTCGTGTGTCATGCAAATCTATGACCGGAACCTGTAGCACCAATGGATTTGATTATGAAGTATCTATTTCTCCGTGAACTGAAAGTAGTTTTGGTTTTCACCATCTCATTTGAGGACCCTTtttaaatggaaaaagaaattgttaaaaagaattaagttattgCTCCCATATGATGAAATCTTTACATTCTATTGAGAGTGAATTTAATACCAACTATAAGCATGTTTCTTGGAAGTTAATGGAGGTGTAGAGGAGTTCAAGATATTATTATGGTTCTGGCTTTGGTCTTGGAGAAAAAAGTAGGTATCCAACACCTTTGAGTACTTGGGATTATCTTACTATTATATTGTCTCTTTCTTTAagctttcaaattttcaatatatttccAAGATATCCACTATCTTCCACGTCTTTATGATAGTGACATTAATATTAATGAGTGGAAAATgcttattattaatattattcaTGATTTTTCAGGAAAACCACTGGAGACTAGACAACAGTCAAGCGGAAATATTCCTGTTGTATAGAAAGTCTTGGTGGCACTTTTTTGTAGGCACAGTGGTAAATGTAATTAACCCTAAAACTTGAGGTCAGGAGCAAGACTCTGTATTTTGATATTGGCAATGAAAATCATTAAAAATCGTTCATTCTTTCTCTTTGTATTTAATGTCTTTTGTTCACTGCAAGGTGAAAGTATGCCCTTCATACCATCACTTTAACTTGCTGTATTTGTTGGGCTTCCATCAGGAGATATCAAGTTCCTAGATAATACTTTTCTGGACGGGTAGAAATCTGGTGCCAGACTCTTCCTCATTCCAATATGAAGGAATTAAATCTTAAGCCCTTGGTTGGTAatcattttgtttttggtttttggtttttgaaaattaagtctaCTTTttctaaatgttagtggaaaaacaatttttttaagtttCCAAAATTTGACTTGATTTTTTAGATTACAAAGTAAAAAATTTGAGTGCACAGAGTTTTTAatagattaattttaaaaaactaagaACCAAACGGTTTTCAAACGGTGCTTAATTTATTTGTGCTTTTTCTTTGGAAGCTAGATTCTAGGTTAGGATAAAGTTTCTACGTCGATTTAATTTCTTAGGGTTATTTGGGGCTCTGACCTCTGAGTTGAGTCCTAAAGTATGAAGGTAGTATGCTAGAATTAGGAAATCCATATTTGGGATCCAATGTTGTTTAGTTGGAGTTAGAGGGAGGGAGAAAGAGCGAAGGAAGTTAGAGTTTTTTTATAAACATGTGAACTTCAATAGTGAGAGTTGGTGGGTCAAACATTTTTTGTCCTAGAGCTGGAGTTGATCTTGATGTAAACAAATTTTTGAGGGAGCGGACTATGAGTAGTATAGCATGCCTAATTAGAAAAAACACAGACAGAAAACCCAGTAAAATGTTGTTCCTGTTGTGGACATAAAAGTCTTTTAATTTTAGTATTCATAAAAGTCTTTTAATTCTAGTATTCATCGAACATCAACTGGTTAAGGTATTATATCATTGGCAGTTTGAAGATTCTAAAATTTTCTGATATTTTGAGTGACCTTTCTGGAGTGAGTGGGTGGAACTTTACTTTAGTGCCGAGTCTGTTTGTATTCAAAATGAAGTGGAAAATCTGAAGAGCAGGGTTTTCGCCACTAGGCAACCAGGCAGGCACACTCATGACCATTGAACAGCAAAATTAGGCATGACATAGTGTGTTGGTGCGGTGACAGCAACCCAGACTTTCCGCACCATTGTTATCATATGGACGTTACTGGCCAACATTTATGGCTGATATTTCAATGCTGagccaaaaacaaaaaagaaagaagaagaaatatcTACCATCACTGGTTACCACTTTTGTCTTTTGCTATTCAttattgatttggtttttaCAAACATGTGAACTTCAATTTGATGTGATTTCCCTTCTCGTCTCTTTCCCATCTTGCAGGGCATGATTTTGAAAGCTACTTGGCTACGGCACTATCAGTTTACTTGGCCAAATGCTGCAAAAGGTTTGTGTTTCTGTTATTGGAAAAAATTTAGATCTCTtttgatatttgaaaatttgaaatttaagttaatttatttaaaatttcatacGATATTTTAGGTGTTTCTTCTGTAAAAGAGTAGTTTTTTTGtaaaacaaaatctaaatgacaaaaaaaatttattttattttatttatttatttatttatttatttatttttgttttcaaaccTTGGTTTGGTATTTGAAAACATCAGTTGAAGGTTGGTAATATAATAAGAAAATTAGAGGTGGAAAATGGTGATTGTAGGCTTAATTTTTAACAACTAAAAGCAAAGGGTTCAAATGCTTATGGAGATGAGGCATTTgcttttagttttaaatttttaaaatttgtgattgtcttttacatttcatactatgtttttctttttcttctctctctctcttttttttttttttttttttgactttttttcgTGAAATAGTTAAATTAAATTGGAGACTTTGAAAGctactttttttaattaaaaaatatcaatttaattttatttaaattccgctgaactttttaaaatattggtaaAAAATGGGTTATAAAACAGAGAAACGTGTGCTtataagtttttgtttttcagCTTCAAAATTTGTGCTCGTTGacacaaatattcattttgttGATCTTTACGTGTGAATTCTTAGCCAAACTCTAAAAACGAAAACTAAATTTTAAAgattacatttttcttttaagttttcaCACCTAGACATGACTTTACTAGGAAGTAGATAGCGAAAGAAACAAACTGAAGTTTAATTTCCAAAAACTAAAAGATATGCCTTAAAATTTCAGGGAAGGATTGATCTTGAAGCAAATAGGTTGTGTTTTGAAAAATGGGAGGTTGTCTGAGAGGGGAGTCTTAATTTTAAATGTCAAGTGTTATTTTGTGGTCGTGGTttttg
Encoded proteins:
- the LOC103483792 gene encoding uncharacterized protein LOC103483792 isoform X2, with the translated sequence MVFSVGNGRMAVMTRLMAAGSFSRTIAGKSREEVGQQKFASEFICRELRDADEANLIDEEDMHVFGLKPMVDPLNLVCCNICKKPVKASQYIIHSELCRSLGFGQGTIMDLDGGMGHRKHSRKEKKKLLSSDANISTVEKEGSESTCADFSAAPALPINNQFEMIKLTKRNSTCNVAPILDDGTGACSGVDAASFIHPSTKRSKLITGEGLLLASDLEPSSAKTKIRNVPFPLASKIYYSQRNNRLRSALGYLYWEAVASSKEICNMMDQQMTKENIKLFHSTSEEEESQEQTSDVIGNKMDNQSLTSAWKSDHNLAVFSSGKCLPAGGASNKFVIGSSVAWPQIAPVELTQKKTIYLEG
- the LOC103483792 gene encoding uncharacterized protein LOC103483792 isoform X1, which codes for MVFSVGNGRMAVMTRLMAAGSFSRTIAGKSREEVGQQKFASEFICRELRDADEANLIDEEDMHVFGLKPMVDPLNLVCCNICKKPVKASQYIIHSELCRSLGFGQGTIMDLDGGMGHRKHSRKEKKKLLSSDANISTVEKEGSESTCADFSAAPALPINNQFEMIKLTKRNSTCNVAPILDDGTGACSGVDAASFIHPSTKRSKLITGEGLLLASDLEPSSAKTKIRTDVPFPLASKIYYSQRNNRLRSALGYLYWEAVASSKEICNMMDQQMTKENIKLFHSTSEEEESQEQTSDVIGNKMDNQSLTSAWKSDHNLAVFSSGKCLPAGGASNKFVIGSSVAWPQIAPVELTQKKTIYLEG